A window of Parambassis ranga chromosome 10, fParRan2.1, whole genome shotgun sequence contains these coding sequences:
- the il12ba gene encoding interleukin 12Ba precursor, which translates to MKLFLLCIIPACLQATFPNPRNHWTLLPNILVLEVDGTLGEQPLSCIELPEERLRTDNRSLSIVWKKNGVEETQRGNSYMVHLEESIGGGNYTCHSEDGSLLNHTVVLIQEDWTKRKKILVKTDQEDYLKCYAQNYNGEFHCSWTWHSSRVGKVAFIKARRNSDSYTSQCSVDSSAQLWTCSSGHSNFSCSVDNSGSGISCLDKLHCPYAEESQQIHITVYVRTDFLVENYSKDFYLSEIVKPDKVTIGKVNTTLIQWSYPSSWSSPYSYFPLTFQIAQIRSRCKRCDNPCNDSKLSKTLKVHSSDSCQFQVKHKAKAVCVRAKDALCNSQWSEWSHVSLRRNGKNKRKDKLQKSRRAQKNQTS; encoded by the exons ATGAagttatttcttctctgcatcaTCCCTGCATGTCTACAAGCCACATTCCCAAATCCTAGGAACCACTGGACTCTGTTGCCCAACA TTCTGGTTTTGGAGGTGGACGGCACTTTGGGTGAACAGCCTCTGAGCTGCATTGAGTTGCCAGAAGAGCGCCTGAGGACAGACAATCGGAGCCTAAGTATTGTCTGGAAAAAGAATGGGGTAGAAGAAACTCAGAGAGGAAACTCGTATATGGTGCATCTTGAGGAAAGCATAGGTGGGGGCAACTACACCTGCCACAGCGAGGACGGATCACTTCTTAATCACACTGTAGTCTTGATTCAGGAAGACTGGACCAAAAGGAAGAAGATTCTAGTGAAAACTGATCAAG AAGATTACCTAAAGTGCTATGCTCAAAACTACAATGGAGAGTTCCACTGCTCTTGGACTTGGCACAGCAGTCGTGTTGGCAAAGTAGCATTCATCAAAGCTCGACG TAATTCTGACAGCTACACCAGTCAGTGTTCTGTGGACAGCAGTGCTCAGCTTTGGACGTGCTCTTCAGGTCACAGTAACTTCAGCTGTTCAGTGGATAACAGCGGGAGTGGCATCTCCTGCCTGGATAAGCTGCACTGCCCCTATGCAGAGGAGAGCCAGCAGATCCATATCACCGTCTATGTGAGGACTGACTTCCTGGTGGAGAACTACTCTAAAGACTTTTACTTGTCAGAGATAG TGAAACCTGACAAGGTAACGATTGGCAAAGTCAACACTACATTGATACAGTGGAGTTACCCAAGTTCCTGGAGCAGCCCCTACTCTTATTTCCCCCTCACTTTTCAGATTGCACAGATTAGGAGTAGATGTAAAAGGTGTGACAACCCGTGTAATGACTCAAAACTTTCAAAG ACGCTGAAAGTTCACTCTTCAGATAGCTGTCAGTTTCAAGTGAAGCACAAGgcaaaggctgtgtgtgtccgtgcaaAGGATGCTCTCTGTAACTCACAATGGAGTGAGTGGAGCCATGTCAG tctgagAAGAAATGGAAAGAACAAGAGAAAAGACAAACTGCAAAAAAGCAGACGAgcacagaagaaccaaacatcTTAA